The DNA segment AAgagcgatggcatttgttgagcgctcactatgtgctaagcgccggggggggggggggatacgaggccatcaggttgtcccccgtggggctcacggtctcggtccccatcttccagacgaggtaacggaggcccagagaagtgaagcggctcgcccagagtctcacagccgacgcgtggccgagccgggatccgcaCCCACGTCCCCcgcctcccaagcctctgctctctctgccgagccgcgccgcctccctAGGCCGGGCTTCCGTTAGATCGAGCTTAAAGGGACTGGGTACGGGCTTTTTTTAGCGGCGCCCGGTGAGCCCCTCctgtgcgccgagcgccggggtagacgccgatcgggtcggaccccgtccctgtcccgcgtgggaatGAGAGAACCGGGGCACGGAGGAgttgagcgactcgcccgaggtcacgcagcaagcggtcggcggagccgggatcggcgtccacgtcccccgactcccaggcccgtgcccgtcCCCGGCGGGCCTCGCCGCCTCCGTACGGGgccactcggtggaaagagcgggccggggagtcgggtcgtgggttcgaatgccgctccgccgcctgtcagctgcggtgggactcggggcgagtcgcttgaacttctctgggcctcagcgacctcgtctggaaaacggggatgaagacggcgagccccacgtgggcccgcctgatcacctcgtatcctctccggcgcttggcacgtggtaagcgcttaacggatgccaccgTCGTCGTCATCGTTATACGGCGAAGAGGGAACGGAAGGTATTTCTCGTATATCTTGCCTCCCGCCTCGACCCCGGACCCTTTCGACGGAAACGGCGGCCGGACGGCCCCGAGGGGAGGAGCGGGTCGGACCGGGAGGACCGGGGAGGGTGGGTTTCGGCGCGGAGGATCCCATTTCTTCCTCCCACGTCCCGCCAGCCGGTCCTCTCTGGAACGGGAACCCCCAGGGACCCGGCGTCTCCCGCCGCCCGAGAAACCTCCAgcgcccgccggggccgggggaccgaGGGAGGCGAGAGGGAGGCGGCGGCTCAGTTGACGGGCGGGTCTGTCGAGGCCCCCGACCCACCGGGCGGACGGCCTCCCCCTGGAAGTCGAGGAACGAGGCGGGAGcttggcttccccctcccccaacctccgggAATGGGAACGGATGCCTGGCTGGGGGACCGTTCCCGGCAGGGGAGCGGGAtcccgggtgggccgggggcgggccggtcGGCTAGAGTTGGTGATGACGCCGAGGACGCGGGTTCGACCCCCGTACGGGCcgcgagcgccccccccccccccccgccgccgggtcGGGATCGTCCCTCTCTGTTGTCGGATTGtaccgtccaagcgcttagtacggcgccctgcacacgggaagcgctcgacaaataggaggagggagagggcggcgGATGCCGAGCTTCtcgagggcccgggggcccggccacGCCGCCCGGAGAGCCGCCCGCAGtccgggaggagggagcgggccgggggtcTCCCCGATCCCGCCGCTCTCCTCCGGGGCAGGGCTCCGAGGGCGTCTCCCGCCCGCGGCCGGGCGTCCCCGTCGCGTCTCGCCCCGCCGCGCCTGGCAGCCGGCACCGTGGGGTCACGTTTCCTCGCCCGAGTGGAGGGGCTGGAGATTGGGCTCGTGAAACCCCAGCTGGCGGCTACTCGGCTACTTCCTGGGATGTTCGGTGATCTACTTTGACGTCGGTCTCCCGGCTGCCGCGCCGTACttccccaggcgctcggtacggggccCGGCGCCCGGGAAGCGCGCGGCCACCGTCGATCCGGGtctctgcccaccctcctcctctgccagagGGAAGCGAGGACGTCGCCGAGCGCCAGCCGCTCCCCGCTCATCAGACGGGCTTtacggaagcagcggggctcgggggagagagccccggctggggagtcggagggcgtgggttcggatccccgccccgccgctcgtcagctctgtgcctcagtgaccgcatctggaaaatggggagtaagaccgtgagcccctctccttgtatcccccggcgctcagaacagtgcttggcacataataagcgctcaacaagtgccaGCGTTGTTATTATGACGATCGGATGCTATCGGTCCTTTTTTTATGGGACCCGGTGAGCGCTTATCGTGCGTCAGACGccgctctaagcgttggggtggagagaagataaTTCCAGaagacccagtccgtgtcccacgtcgcttgctgtgtgaccttgggcaagtcacttctctcgccTCAGCTGTCGcgtcccccctcctacttaaaccgtgagtcccgtgcgggacgggggacggcgtccaacccaatcaactccgatccaccccggcgcttaggacggtgcctggcacggagtgagcgcttcacaggtaCCGTTAAAAAGACACggtgggagtcaggattagaactcggggcccCCCGGCCGTCGAGCAGCTCCCCCAACTcggtctgcccttcctccccgggGCGCGGCGTCAGGTCGGGACGGCGCGTCcggaggaccgggggggggggggggggggggaagggggtgacgcCTCTGTCTCTTCCCAGCTGGTGAACACGAGCGAAAACCTGAGCCGAAGTCGGAAGATCCTGCGATCCATGTCCAGACGGTGAGTCTGTCGGCGGACGTGCCCAAGGGCGAAACCGGCCGtcaccccgggcccgggggaggggggggggcggggggtctctcTCCCGGAGATCCCCGAGGACGGCaggtggattttaaaaaaaaaaaaaaaagatcccgaCGCGGGCCCTGCTAGAAAAGGTGTTTCACCCGCCCCGGCCGGTCGAACCGACGCCGCGGTCGCCCCGTCCCGGGCCTTCCGGGCGGGCAGCCGTCGCTCAGCGAGAACCCGCGGAGAGAGACAAAAATAGGACCCGGGCTGTACTCCCGGCTCCCCGgcgcgtctgctgtgcgacctcgggtcaCCCCGCtcccgtgcctccgttccctcatctctaaaatgggggttgagaccgcgagccagtcgatcgggcccgggcccgggaggcagaggtcttgggttccgatcccggctccgcgcgAGTCACGTgactgtgcctcggcgacctcgtctgcaaaacggggattaagaccgtgagccccgcgtggcgcCGCCTGCCGGCGCTTAGggcggtgctgggcacacagtaggcgcgtcGCTGATTCCGTCACTATCATTTATCGGGCACGtaccgcgcgcagagcactgtactaagcgcttggggcggTGGAAGGGacccgtgtccaaccccgttagCGCTTCTCCACCTCGGTGCTTCGTACGGCgcctggcccttagtaagagcttaacggacCGCGTAAGGGAAGGAGCCTGAAGGGGTTGACCCTCCTAAGCGTAAAAGAGGCAGAACGCTTTTCAGGGCGGGTCGGGGAAACCCGCCCGCCCGGGGAGCGAGAGGTGAGACCCGTTGGCCCGGGTCCGGCGGCAGAATCGACCGACCCGAGGCCGGGACGCAGGGTCTGGGAAGCGGGGCGGGCCCCTCCCCCGAAGCCCCCACCCGACCCCAccgtctcctctctctctagaGTCGCAACGAACAAGCTGCTGCTTTCCGTGGTCATCCTCCTGGAGCTGGCCATCCTGGGAGGCCTGGTCTACTACAAGTTCATCCGCAAGCGCTGAGCCGGCCGCTCCGTCGATCGGATCGATCGCTCCTCccggggaggcgggccggggcccctcgctccctcccccgAGGCTCCCGCCAGCGGCCGGGGCGCGGAGACCGACGCGCCGCCCCGCCGGACCGCGGCTCCCGGAGAGGCGGGTGCCCGCCCGCCCGGCGGCGCCGGTCTGATAGACCGAGGTGACGAACGCCGTATTCGCTCCCTGCTGAAATTTACAGCCTGTCTTAACCTGTGCCCGCCGGACTGAATAAAACCCTTTACGTAATCCGGCCACGGTCGGtcaccgggcgggggcggggagggggagagagagagagagagagagagagagagacgcacGACGCTCTCGACGACACCGTATCGTCGGGGCCGACTTTAATGTCGATCTCCTCGAGCACCTTGGCCGAACTCCGCGATGCCCGGGGGTCGAACCCCGGCCCTAGATCCGCGCCCGCTCCTGGCTGTCCGATTCGtccggggagccggggccggggagccgcTCGTACACGGCGTGCGCCCCTTCCCTCGTCTGGCCGAAGCAGGAGGCGATGACGTCCACCGCCAGCCGGGCCGTGGCCTTCACCTCGTCGGAGGCGGCGAGGAGGGGGTTGACCTCGACCAGATCCACGGCCGACAGCAGCCCTGCGGGAACGGGCGAGGCCGGTGAGCGGGgggccctccgcctccccgccggCGCCCGGGCGCCGCCGGGGAGCACCCGGAGGAGGCGACTCACCGTCGGCGGAGGGCCCTCTGGGACCCGCCCCGCTTCTCCGAGCCGGAGCGCGGAATTCCCACGCGCTCCGACTGATCCCGGACTGGTCCCGCAGAGGCGAGAGAGCTGCTCAACCGTGGGTCTTCACGGTAGCGGCCCGGATTAAAGTCGTCACCGGGCGGCGGAAAGGCCGCGCGTAGCCGGAGCGCGAGCCCCCGCGTTTCGTCCGTCGGGCGGCTAATTGCGGAGGGGGGGCGGGCACCGTCTacggcccacggtcttaatccccgatttcacagatgaggcccagggaagcgatgggactcgcccggggtcacccggcggatacgcgggaggagccggggttaggacccgggtcctcccgtCTCCCGGGCCTCCGCTCCCTCCGCCGCGTCCGATCGATTACGGTTTAAGCCCTCGGAGTGAGGCTGAGGGGAAGCCCGGAATTAAAACCCTAACGAAGGCCGGGGGGAAACGTGGGATTCTGCCCCGGGGTCATTTTCCccttgcgggggggtgggggtgggggggggggcgaccgccCTGTGGAAACCCCCGGTTTCCACGGAGCCCGGTTCCCTGGCGACCTTCCGGACCTGACCGACGGGTCCCAGACGGCAGAGCGGAGTAAAGGGCCCCGAGCGGTGGTCGATAGCGTCCGCGAGCGGGTCTagtgacctgggttccaatgccgcttCCACCACCCGTCCGTTGCGTTACCTCGGGCGAGTTGGTGAGCTTCGCTCCGTGGCTCGGCTTCCtcgtttgcaaaatgaggattattaaatcctactccctcgggTCGAAAGCGGGAGCCTCGGGCGGGACGggaaccgcgtccaacctgaccgTCTTGTATCCGCCTAGCCCCGGGAACCCCACTCGACGCACACAAGTGCCCGACAAGCCCCGGGGCTTAggatagggcttggcacagagtgagcgcttaacagcttCCGTGATTACCAGCAAGTACCCGAATGACATTtcgagggacccccccccgccccgcgccgtcGTCATCAAGGCTTTCCAAGTACTCAGCACCGGCTAGGGTTGGTTCCCCTCTTGCCCCAGAGGTACATCTGACGGCTTGGGGCTAAACGGATAAGGCGGTGTTTtcgtggtatctgtcaagcactcatTACGGTCCGGGCggcgtgctaagcgccggggcagacacaggctaatcaggtcggatacgctccctgccccacacggggctcgacgTTCCCgctccccattttgcggacgagggaaccgaggcccagagaagcggagtgacttgcccgagttcacggGGCAGACGGGCGGTGgtgcggagattagaacccgggtccctccgactcccgggcccgcgccggATGCAGCGGGGGCCTCGCGGCTTCCCCTTAGTCGCGTAGGAGGCCGCGCCCGTCGCGTCGGCGGACGGAAGCCGCCTCGGCCGCGTTCGGGATCGGCTCCACGGCGCCGTGAGACGAAAAGCCGGGCGGGGACGGCCCGCGGACGAACGGGACGGGAGGGCGCGCTCGGTCCGGCCCGCAGAGCGGGTTCTACGTACCCGTGTTGTGTATTTCCTCTGAAATGTACATCCCTTCGCGGTAGGAGAGTCCACCCATGACAGGGGTCCCCGTGGCCGGAGCCAGGGTAGGGTCGAAGGCGTCGATGTCGAAGCTGAAATGGATGGGCCTCTGTCttctggaaaggagagggggaaacggCCGTTGGACACCTTTGAGACGATCTCGTTTTCGGTCAGCGGGttggatttaccgagcgcttaccgtgggcagagcactgtgctaagatcttgggagagtacggcgtgACGGGAGTCGGTGGGCACGTTCTCGCCCCAGAAGGAACTCGAGGTCTGGAGAGAAACCGATTACGGTACCCAGAGAGTCTGGGAGATTTCCCCACAGCCCCTCCCCTCTACACGGCCTCCACCCGTACGCCCAGCGAGACATCTGTCGTTCTGCGATGCGGTTGGGAATCTGGGGCGTTAACACCCAGCGTTAGAGACGTGCCCGTTCCCACGAGCGTCAGGAGGGCCGTGACGGAGTTGCTTTTTTTCACTTGAACGtgatacttgtttagcgcttaccgtgtaccggGGGGAGATATAAGCTGATCGGGTCGGCCTCGGCCCACGTGGCTCGCTACTCCCCGTTTCGCAGAcgagaggcccggaggagtgaagcgactcgaccgaggtcacccggcaggcagggggagcggggagcggaacccacgtccttctgcctcccgggctcgGGCTCCGTCCCGTAGGCCCCGCCGCCCGGTGGGGGGAGGGCCCCGGTCCGGGGCCTCGGACCGGCTGGAAGCCGCGGGGCCCCGGACGGGAGGGCCGAGGCCCGCGCGGGGGTCCCCGCGGACTACGGCTCCCGGGACgccagagggagggggccggccccgggcccgcccgccgCAGCCCGGAGGACCGCCGATGCCCCGGGCCGGGACGCTGCTCCCGGCACGGTCCGTGCCTGCCAAAGCCAGTGGAGGTTCCCGACTTCCTCGTGACCTTTTAGCTCCAAAAGGCCGGCCGGCGCCCCGTCAACATCCCGGCCCGGCCTCGCGGGCGGAGAACGGGCCCGGGGctcagaaggacccgcgttctaatccccgctccgccactcctccgctgggtggctttgggcaggtcactgcgcttctctgggcctcggttacctcgcctgtaaaatggggattaagcccgggcgcccacgtggggcagggacttgtatctaccccagcccttggcggTAATCGACAGtaatgataatcacggtatttgttaagcgcttactctgcgtgaGCAGGTAGACCCCcccgaggggctcccggtcttaatccccactttccaggcgaggtcactgacgcccagacaagtgaagtggcttgacccgggtcacacgggagacgagcggaggagccggaattagaacccgtgacctcggactcccaagcccgggctctctccgctaagccacgctgcctcctggcACGTAGCGCCGAACCGAATACCTCTGAGAGAAAAATCCAAAGGGGTACAGGGACCGCCGGCCTTCGACAGAGCCCGACGACCCAGCTCGACCCTCCCCCGCCCGCGACCCGGGTCCCCTCGCCCCGGCCGTCGTGGAGCAGAGCCAGGTGCCCGACCGGCCGAGGGCGAGCCCGGATCTCCTCAGCCGGGAGGGTGGGCCCAGttccggggagggcggggccggtgtGATTCGGGGGAAAGGGGGCCCCGCGTTCATGGAGGCACCCCCGCTCCTCTGAAACTCTCTGCGGAGGCTTAAGCTCTAGACgggaagctcgctgcgggcagggaacgcccCCGCCGATCCTGTCGTGCCGTACTCTCCCCCAGCGGCCGACGGCTGCCGGCCGATGAAATCCCACCGGTTGATCGAGACCGGTTCCTCTGCCTCCGCGAGCCGGTCCCGGCCTTCGTGAGTCCTAGaagcccggcccgctccccggcccTCGCGGAACACGTGGGGCACGAGCCCTCTCcgtccccgccgcctccccgggacCGGACCTGGGGGAGAGTCCGTCTCGTCGGCCCTCACGGTGCGAGGGAGCCGCTTTTCGGGAACGCCGCTGAGAATCGAGATCCGGACGGTCTGGCCCCCCAATCCCGAGGGCCTCCCGTAACGCAACTTTCTGCTTCCTAGTTAgaactggggggtgggagggctagTCAAAGCACTCTCTtttcaataatgatggtaattacgGCCAAACCCAGTGAAGGGAAGGCAAGCTGCCTTGCACTtctcttggaacggtgcttggcccatagtaagcgcttaacaagtaccgtaattattattagtgccccccccccccccccgataggTGTGAGAGTTCCCGAATGAGAAAgggtgtggcctaaaggaaagagcacaggaccgagaGCTGGTCCCTCTACCTcttgccgtgaccttgggcaaaccacatgacttcgctgtgcctcagtttcctcatctgtaaaacggggattcagcacctgtcctccctccctcgtagaccacgagccccttgtggcacagggaccgcgtcccaacGTGATTCCCTTCAATCCACCCCCGCGCTCGGCACGGTCCTAACCACATCATCAGCGCTCCGAAATGACCCCGATTACGAGAagcgaggagcggcgtggcctggtggatagggcacagacctgggactccgaaggacctgggttccgatcctgctttgccacttttctgctgtgcgactgggggcaagtcacatctctgtgccccggtcacctcatctgtaaagcggggatcaagaccgtgtcCCATGCGGGGCGGGCCCCGTGCCCACCCCGATTAGGTCGCATCTACCCCGGGCCTCAGTACGGTACccgacacccagtaagcacttaacagatcccaataagaatctgtaaaatggggactaaatacccggggaccgtgtccgatccgacCGCACCGTATACTATTCCGGAGCTCGGCGTACGGCTCGGCAGACGCTAAGCGTCTAAACGGCCGCCGCCGCTGCGATAATCCCAGGGGcgcccgttgagcgcttactgcgtgtcgagcgccgttctaagcgctggggtagatacgggttcatcaggatggacacggtccccggcccacgtggggcccacactcctatcatcctcctcctcgtcgtcgtcattACTGTTAACGAACCGGTCGACGCTTCTTACTTGCCAACCAGTTGGTCCAGCGTCCGCTCCATGACCTTTTGGATCCCAAGGCGGTCAATGTCCCTCATGGAAAAGTACTGGATGTCATagttttttaaaatgaaactgtgggaagacagagagagaggagttctCCGTCAATGGAGTGTTTTGGGGCCCAGCCCTCCGTTCCTTTCTGACGGGCGCCTGCGCCGCGAGCCGAGTTCCCACGGGGGGAAGCAATAAAAAGCGGCAGCGGCTCCTTGGGGGTCTCCCCTACTTACTGTTCCGGGGGATCCACGTCCCTGAGACCGAGGTAGACTAGATCGGGACCTGAGAGGCAGGGCTTGACCCAGGAGAATCCTGGAAGCAGCGGCACCTGCGGCGGGAAGGGAACACGTTGAGACGAGAATCGGGgaatcgttcattcagtagtatttattgagcgcttactatgtgcggagcactgtaccaagcgcttggaagggacagttaggcaacagatggagacgatccctgcccaacgacgggctcacggtccaagcggaggaggcagacagcaaaaagaACAAAACATCAACATAAACAGAATCAGAGacatacacacctcattaacgaaacaGAGTAATACTATATCCAAatacgcacagtgctgaggggaagggggaaagcagagggcgggaaaaggggaatggggaggaggagcagagggaagggggggggggctccgtgtgggaaggcctcctggaggaggtgagctctcagaagggctctgaagaggggaagagagtttggtggatgtgaggagggagggcattccgggacactgggaggacgtgggccgggggtcgacgacgggggacggcgaggaggtgggcggcagaggggcggactgtgcgggccgggctggagaaggagacaagggaggtgaggtgggagggggcggggggacggagagcctcgaagccaagagtgaggtgttttggtttcgtgtggaggtcgagaGGCAACcgcgggaggtttttgaggaggggagggacgcgtccagagcctttctgcaggaagaggatccgggcagcggaacgaagaacagaccggagcggggagagacaggaagaagaga comes from the Ornithorhynchus anatinus isolate Pmale09 chromosome 1, mOrnAna1.pri.v4, whole genome shotgun sequence genome and includes:
- the ARG2 gene encoding arginase-2, mitochondrial; translation: MWALRGLRGLRGAGGRGPWGRRAAHSVAVLGAPFSRGQSRRGVELGPGAVKAAGLLTRLHRLGCRVHDFGDLSFTSVPDDEIYNNRILNPRSVGRANQELAEAVDRAVSAGHSCVTVGGDHSLAIGSISGHARKCPDLCVLWVDAHADINTPLTTSSGNLHGQPVSFLLRELRDKVPLLPGFSWVKPCLSGPDLVYLGLRDVDPPEHFILKNYDIQYFSMRDIDRLGIQKVMERTLDQLVGKRQRPIHFSFDIDAFDPTLAPATGTPVMGGLSYREGMYISEEIHNTGLLSAVDLVEVNPLLAASDEVKATARLAVDVIASCFGQTREGAHAVYERLPGPGSPDESDSQERARI